The Candidatus Omnitrophota bacterium genomic sequence TGTTCTCCTCGCTCCAGGAATATTCTTTTTTCTGCTTATCGAAAACGCGGTAACTGAATTTACAGGAATTTATCCCGGTTAACGCATGATCCGGAGTTACACGGACATCCAGGTAGCTCTGGGAATAATCCATCTGGCTCCTGGTCAACACCTTGTTCTGCCGATCATACGCGTAAACGACTTTGCCGGGGATATTTATCCGCGCGATAGGACTTTTGACCAATGCCGGAATAGTCAGGCTGTCCTGTTGCCCGGTAAAACCGATGCCGGTGAATTCAAAGCTGTTGGCTATATCCGCGGCAAATCTCTCCAGGAATATATTCAGGTCTTCGTTGACCTTAAGCGTATCCATCCGCTGCCACAGCCTTATTCCGCTGAAAAGTG encodes the following:
- a CDS encoding type II secretion system GspH family protein yields the protein MTRTRQNNKRGFTLIELLVVCGMMAVISLVIHSTLFSGIRLWQRMDTLKVNEDLNIFLERFAADIANSFEFTGIGFTGQQDSLTIPALVKSPIARINIPGKVVYAYDRQNKVLTRSQMDYSQSYLDVRVTPDHALTGINSCKFSYRVFDKQKKEYSWSEENTADRLPDAVRMELGLGSGSGGYAFNKTVSIPVSGELKE